The Mya arenaria isolate MELC-2E11 chromosome 16, ASM2691426v1 genome includes a window with the following:
- the LOC128221821 gene encoding uncharacterized protein LOC128221821, which yields MKLLLLGVLCVFSLAVLTSAGNVGYGSYGMGMGQGSYGYGGGFGGFGGGQSGGGGGGLFSMIIFLFVFILIINVLFGSLGGGGGIGIGGRGSNGGSNYGSGGSHGGSNYGSGGSHGGSSYGGSGGSGVVDEYRK from the exons ATGAAGCTGTTATTACTCGGAGTCCTGTGCGTATTCAGCCTGGCTGTGCTGACTAGTGCCGGTAATGTAGGGTACGGGAGTTACGGTATGGGAATGGGACAAGGAAGCTACGGGTACGGAGGTGGCTTTGGAGGTTTCGGGGGAGGACAATCTGGAGGAGGAGGCGGTGGACTATTCAGCATGATCATCTTTT tGTTCGTATTCATCCTCATCATCAACGTCCTGTTTGGAAGCCTCGGTGGTGGCGGTGGCATAGGTATTGGAGGTCGTGGCAGTAATGGAGGCTCCAACTATGGCTCAGGTGGCAGCCATGGAGGCTCCAACTACGGCTCAGGAGGTAGTCACGGAGGCTCCAGTTACGGAGGTAGCGGTGGTAGTGGAGTGGTGGACGAATACAGAAAATAA
- the LOC128221736 gene encoding mucin-2-like, whose protein sequence is SSSSSSSSSSSSSSSSSSSSSSSSSFSPTTVATSTAALTTAAPTTAPTPTAESTTTTPIAASTTTYTSTKATPFTDSPTITTPTTATPTTATPTTDTPNTATPTTTTPNTITPTTTTPTTTIPTTTSYITATPTTASPTTTTPTTITPTTTSPTTATPTTTTPTTTTSTTASPTTTSPTPTTSTTTTSTTATPITTTPTTTTSTTVTPTTATPNTATHITTTPTTTTPTTTTSTTTSSTTATPTTITPTTSTSTTTTSTTATPNTATHITTTPTTTTPTTTTSTTTTSTTATPTTTTFNTITPTTTTPTTTTTTIASPTTTTSTTITPTTTTPTTTTPTTTTTTIASPTTTTCTTITPTTTTPTTIKNTTTTPNTITPTTTTPTTTTPTTTTPTTTTSTAASPTTTTPTTITPTTTAPTTITPTTTNPTTTTSTTVTPTTTTPTTATPTTTTPTTTTPTTATPTTTTTHTTTTPSTATPTTITPTTTTPSTNTASTTSPVTTSLTTANLSIATPTTTTPTTIIPATTSPITNIPSTATPITTTPTTTTPSTVTHTTTTPTTTTPSTVTHTTSTYTTTTPFTVTPTTTTPTTASLTIATLTTATPTTITPTTTTTTLTTPTTATPTTSTPTTATPTTITPTTITPTTTNTTLTTPTTATPTTSTPSTATPTTITPTTTTTTLTTPTTATPTTSIPTTATPTTVTPTTTTHFTTTPTTTNTTTTTPTTTTLTTTTHSTATPTTITYTTTTPTVTTPTTTTPTTAASTTTYPAMTIPTTTSPSTTTPTTTTPTTFTPTTTTPTTTLPTTTTHSTATPTTITYTTTTPTTITPTASTPTTITPTTTTSTTTTPITTTPTTITPTTTTPTTITPTTTTPTTSTFTTITPTTTTPTTITPTTTSPTTITPNTTTPTTATPTTITPTTTSPNTITPTTTTPTTITPTTTTSTTATPTTTTSTTTTPTTTTPTTITPTTTTPTTITPTTTSPTTIAPNTTTPTTATPTTITPTTTTPTTITPTTTTSTTATPTTTTSTTTTPTTTTPTTITPTTTTSTTATPTTTTSTTTTPTTTTPTTITPTTTTSTTATPTTTTSTTTTPTTTTPTTITPTTTTPTTITPTTTTPITTIPTTTTPTTTASSTTTSTTTTPTTITPTTATSTTVSPSTTTISTITLFPSTPSTATPTSATPSTATHSTASPSSDSPTSPSPSVGECMIIKLNNF, encoded by the exons tcatcatcatcatcatcatcatcatcatcatcatcatcatcatcatcatcatcatcatcatcatcatcatcatcat TTTCACCTACTACGGTCGCGACTTCTACGGCGGCACTTACGACGGCTGCCCCGACTACAGCTCCAACTCCAACAGCTGAATCTACCACAACTACACCTATTGCAGCTTCTACTACCACATATACATCTACCAAAGCTACACCTTTCACAGATTCACCTACCATAACTACTCCTACCACAGCTACACCTACAACAGCTACACCTACAACAGATACACCTAACACAGCTACACCTACCACAACTACCCCTAACACAATTACACCTACCACAACGACTCCTACCACAACTATTCCTACCACAACTTCATATATCACAGCTACTCCTACCACAGCTTCTCCTACCACAACTACTCCTACCACAATAACACCTACCACAACTTCTCCTACCACTGCTACTCCTACCACAACTACTCCTACCACAACTACATCTACAACAGCTTCTCCTACCACAACTTCTCCTACCCCAACTACATCTACCACAACTACTTCTACCACAGCTACTCCTATCACAACTACTCCTACCACAACTACATCTACCACAGTTACTCCTACCACAGCCACACCTAACACAGCTACACATATTACAACTACACCTACCACAACTACTCCTACCACAACTACATCTACCACAACTTCTTCTACCACAGCTACTCCTACCACAATTACTCCTACCACATCTACATCTACCACAACAACATCTACCACAGCTACACCTAACACAGCTACACATATCACAACTACTCCTACCACAACTACTCCTACCACAACTACATCTACCACAACTACTTCTACCACAGCTACTCCTACCACAACTACTTTTAACACAATTACACCTACCACAACTACCCCTACCACAACTACAACTACCATTGCTTCTCCTACCACAACTACTTCTACCACAATTACACCTACCACAACTACTCCTACCACAACTACCCCTACCACAACTACAACTACCATTGCTTCTCCTACCACAACTACTTGTACCACAATTACACCTACCACAACTACTCCtaccacaattaaaaatacCACAACTACTCCTAACACAATTACACCTACTACAACTACTCCTACCACAACTACTCCTACCACAACTACCCCTACCACAACTACATCTACCGCAGCTTCTCCTACCACAACTACTCCTACCACAATTACACCTACCACAACTGCTCCTACCACAATTACACCTACCACAACTAATCCTACCACAACTACATCTACCACAGTAACTCCTACCACAACTACACCTACCACAGCTACACCTACCACAACTACTCCTACCACAACTACACCTACCACAGCTACTCCTaccacaacaactacacatacCACAACTACTCCTTCCACTGCTACTCCTACCACAATTACACCTACCACTACTACTCCTTCCACAAATACAGCTTCCACAACTTCACCTGTCACAACTTCTCTTACCACAGCTAATCTTTCCATAGCTACACCTACCACAACTACTCCTACCACAATTATACCAGCCACAACTTCACCTATCACAAATATACCTTCCACAGCTACACCTATCACAACTACTCCTACCACAACTACTCCTTCAACAGTTACACATACCACAACTACACCTACCACAACTACTCCTTCCACAGTTACACATACCACATCTACATATACCACAACTACTCCTTTCACAGTTACTCCCACCACAACTACACCTACCACAGCTTCTCTTACCATAGCTACTCTTACCACAGCTACCCCTACAACAATTACTCCtaccacaactactactaccTTAACAACACCTACCACAGCTACTCCTACCACATCTACACCTACCACAGCTACTCCTACAACAATTACACCTACCACAATTACACCTACCACAACAAATACTACCTTAACAACACCTACCACAGCTACTCCTACCACATCTACACCTTCCACAGCTACTCCTACAACAATTACACCtaccacaactactactaccTTAACAACACCTACCACAGCTACTCCTACCACATCTATACCTACCACAGCTACACCTACCACAGTAACTCCTACTACAACTACACATTTCACAACTACACCTACCACAACTAACACTACCACAACTACTCCTACCACAACTACACTTACCACAACTACTCATTCCACAGCTACTCCTACCACAATTACATATACCACAACTACTCCTACCGTAACTACTCCTACCACAACTACACCTACAACAGCTGCTTCTACCACAACCTATCCTGCCATGACTATTCCTACCACAACTTCACCGTCCACAACTACTCCTACCACAACTACTCCTACCACATTTACTCCTACCACAACTACCCCTACTACAACTTTACCTACCACAACTACTCATTCCACAGCTACTCCTACCACAATTACATATACCACAACTACTCCTACCACAATTACACCTACAGCAAGTACTCCTACCACAATTACACCTACCACAACTACATCTACCACAACTACTCCTATCACAACTACTCCTACCACAATTACACCTACCACAACTACTCCTACCACAATTACACCTACCACAACTACTCCTACCACAAGTACTTTTACCACAATTACACCTACCACAACTACTCCTACCACAATTACACCTACCACAACTTCTCCTACCACAATTACACCTAACACAACTACACCTACCACAGCTACTCCTACCACAATTACACCTACCACAACTTCTCCTAACACAATTACACCTACCACAACTACTCCTACCACAATTACACCTACCACAACTACATCTACCACAGCTACTCCTACCACAACTACATCTACCACAACTACTCCTACCACAACTACTCCTACCACAATAACACCTACCACAACTACTCCTACCACAATTACACCTACCACAACTTCTCCTACCACAATTGCACCTAACACAACTACACCTACCACAGCTACTCCTACCACAATTACACCTACCACAACTACTCCTACCACAATTACACCTACCACAACTACATCTACCACAGCTACTCCTACCACAACTACTTCTACCACAACTACTCCTACCACTACTACTCCTACCACAATTACACCTACCACAACTACATCTACCACAGCTACTCCTACCACAACTACATCTACCACAACTACTCCTACCACAACTACTCCTACCACAATTACACCTACCACAACTACATCTACCACAGCTACTCCTACCACAACTACATCTACCACAACTACTCCTACCACAACTACTCCTACCACAATTACACCTACCACAACTACTCCTACCACAATTACACCTACCACAACTACTCCTATCACAACTATACCTACCACAACTACACCTACTACAACCGCTTCTTCAACAACTACTTCTACCACAACTACTCCTACCACAATTACACCAACCACAGCTACATCTACCACTGTTTCACCTTCTACAACCACAATTTCCACTATTACACTTTTTCCATCCACACCTTCTACAGCTACGCCTACTTCAGCTACACCTTCTACAGCTACACATTCTACTGCTTCACCCTCTTCAGATTCACCTACATCACCGTCGCCAAGTGTAGGTGAGTGCATGATCATCAAACTAAACAACTTTTAA
- the LOC128221737 gene encoding acanthoscurrin-2-like, with product MKVAIVTGICLMSVVLLVTATEQYMYNSGVGAGYGNYGYGMAAMPYYGGGGQYGGGGFGGGFGGGKGGFGGIFGTIIYLFVFIFIIQLLFGGGGLGGIGGGLGGIGGKSGKGGNGY from the exons ATGAAGGTCGCCATTGTAACTGGTATCTGCTTGATGAGTGTGGTGTTGCTAGTCACCGCCACGGAACAGTATATGTACAACAGCGGTGTTGGCGCGGGGTACGGTAACTATGGCTACGGGATGGCGGCCATGCCCTACTACGGAGGCGGTGGACAATATGGTGGAGGCGGTTTCGGTGGTGGTTTCGGCGGAGGCAAGGGTGGATTCGGCGGTATTTTTGGGACCATCATTTACt TGTTCGTGTTCATTTTCATCATCCAACTTTTGTTTGGCGGCGGTGGTTTGGGCGGCATTGGCGGCGGTTTGGGCGGAATTGGTGGCAAAAGCGGAAAAGGTGGCAACGGTTACTAG